A DNA window from Thermosynechococcaceae cyanobacterium Okahandja contains the following coding sequences:
- a CDS encoding TIGR03943 family protein: protein MFAPASRYSSRAQRLIARRRWLVQEWLTVLALFLWGVLLLSYWLRGRLSLLIHPNYFALAIAAGFLLLGISGWQSWRLWRGRVTPMQHVALLPPNWTIAILIVAAGIGLLITPRPFNSDTAVHRGLEDGLTVTRNSPAAFRLNQRPEDRTLIDWVRTLDVYPEPDAYAGLPANIDGFAVHSSQLPETYLTLTRFVITCCAADAYPVGLPVKLPQPRQAYPQDQWFRVEGRMATETLGGRRQLVLVATTITPIPEPDNPFMY, encoded by the coding sequence ATGTTTGCTCCTGCAAGTCGCTATTCGAGTCGCGCCCAACGCCTGATTGCCCGCCGTCGCTGGCTGGTGCAGGAGTGGCTGACGGTATTGGCGCTTTTCCTGTGGGGGGTTCTGTTGCTCAGCTATTGGCTCCGGGGGCGGCTTAGCTTACTCATTCACCCCAACTACTTTGCCCTAGCGATCGCCGCTGGATTTCTGCTGCTGGGCATTAGCGGTTGGCAAAGCTGGCGACTGTGGCGCGGCCGGGTGACCCCCATGCAGCACGTTGCCCTCTTGCCACCCAACTGGACCATTGCCATCTTAATTGTGGCGGCAGGGATAGGGTTGCTCATCACCCCCCGCCCCTTTAACAGCGATACGGCAGTCCACCGTGGCCTAGAGGATGGGTTGACCGTGACCCGCAATAGTCCTGCGGCCTTCCGCCTCAACCAGCGCCCCGAAGATCGCACCCTCATTGATTGGGTTCGCACCCTCGATGTCTATCCTGAACCCGATGCCTACGCGGGCTTACCCGCTAACATTGATGGCTTTGCCGTTCACAGTAGCCAACTGCCGGAGACTTACTTAACGCTCACCCGGTTTGTCATTACCTGCTGTGCCGCGGATGCCTATCCGGTGGGGCTGCCGGTAAAACTGCCCCAGCCCCGTCAAGCTTACCCCCAAGATCAATGGTTTCGGGTAGAAGGGCGAATGGCCACGGAAACTCTTGGCGGACGGCGACAACTGGTGCTTGTGGCCACCACCATTACCCCCATTCCTGAACCCGATAATCCCTTTATGTACTAA
- a CDS encoding DUF1449 family protein has protein sequence MLFHLVHLPYWIVLGMGIFLFLTVIFGDVSDEDAAVDTDADALDVDIEADEGISLFTLLHWLGLGRVPLLLLLALDFSVLGVFGWLLNVLFYQVSGTWPGVGWGALIGVVALGMALGLGSLCARPLGRIFAQFSEDASGDRLLGCQGQVTSAQIPPSGSGIGQVSVLDAARNRLTVPAVLPPWATVIPQYRQDILIIDRQGSEYVVIAKDSLDEGLWLRQQKRDRAPDEETP, from the coding sequence ATGCTGTTCCATCTCGTTCATTTGCCCTACTGGATTGTGTTGGGGATGGGCATTTTCCTTTTTTTAACCGTCATTTTTGGGGATGTTAGCGACGAGGACGCAGCGGTTGACACCGATGCCGATGCCCTCGATGTGGATATTGAGGCGGATGAGGGGATTTCACTATTTACGCTGTTGCACTGGCTCGGCTTGGGCAGAGTGCCGTTGCTATTGCTGCTGGCCTTGGACTTTAGCGTGCTGGGGGTGTTTGGCTGGCTGTTGAATGTCTTGTTCTATCAGGTAAGTGGTACGTGGCCGGGGGTGGGGTGGGGGGCGCTCATCGGGGTAGTAGCGCTTGGAATGGCGCTGGGGTTAGGTAGTTTATGCGCTCGTCCCTTGGGGCGCATCTTTGCCCAGTTTAGCGAAGATGCCAGTGGCGATCGCCTCTTGGGCTGTCAGGGGCAGGTCACCTCTGCCCAAATTCCGCCTAGTGGCTCAGGGATTGGCCAAGTGAGTGTGTTAGATGCGGCACGCAACCGCCTTACAGTGCCCGCTGTGTTACCGCCTTGGGCAACAGTGATTCCCCAGTACAGACAAGACATCCTGATTATTGATCGCCAAGGGAGTGAGTACGTTGTCATTGCCAAAGACAGCCTCGATGAAGGGCTGTGGTTGCGCCAGCAAAAACGCGATCGCGCCCCAGATGAGGAGACCCCCTAA
- a CDS encoding ion channel has protein sequence MANKPHHFILENKYTQLLVAQILLLVLPTLIERPSAAAVTYIVLVSLVVGLTLRTFEVGLRTTFFFLIITIAVGFTEVVLVLIDADYPRISFLLNGFHLFITVMATRFILRRIFNANVITGDSIRGGICVYFLVGYAFFFIYRMLVDYHPHSFSQSEHLGSDSLFSLLYFSFTTLTSVGYGDITPRTAFGMAIANLEAIFGQMYSAIVMARLVSQYLNSRSANLG, from the coding sequence ATGGCCAACAAACCCCACCATTTTATTCTTGAAAATAAATATACTCAATTACTGGTGGCTCAAATTTTGCTGTTGGTACTGCCAACCCTCATTGAGAGGCCAAGTGCTGCGGCGGTGACCTACATTGTGTTGGTGTCGTTGGTGGTGGGTCTCACCTTACGCACGTTTGAAGTTGGCTTGCGAACAACCTTTTTCTTTCTCATAATCACTATTGCGGTGGGTTTTACAGAGGTGGTGCTGGTGCTAATTGACGCGGACTATCCGCGCATTTCGTTCCTGCTGAATGGTTTCCACCTTTTCATCACCGTCATGGCTACACGGTTTATTTTGCGACGGATTTTCAACGCTAATGTGATTACCGGAGACTCCATTCGCGGCGGCATTTGTGTTTACTTTTTAGTGGGCTATGCCTTCTTTTTTATCTATCGTATGTTAGTTGACTACCATCCCCACAGCTTTTCTCAGTCCGAGCACCTAGGCAGTGACAGTTTGTTTAGCTTGTTGTACTTTAGCTTTACAACGCTCACGAGTGTTGGGTATGGGGATATTACGCCAAGGACCGCCTTTGGCATGGCGATCGCCAACCTTGAAGCCATTTTTGGCCAGATGTACTCGGCCATCGTTATGGCGCGCTTGGTGAGCCAATATCTCAATAGTCGCTCTGCCAACTTGGGCTAA
- a CDS encoding PHP domain-containing protein, whose translation MTLAALMVTQAETLRSLFQTLTATSCPYQYNFHLHTICSDGQLTPQQVAQQAMIHGLKGFAITDHHALEGYFQARTYVEAYPGSDRPQVFTGIEITAQLLDTEVHILGYGFDPHAPILHLYAMGSAPQGELAAAERVIAALHEAGGLAILAHPARYRLPAEQLIPAAIARGIDGIETYYCYGNPDPWQATPDTTAFLHQIALEHQLLETCGTDTHGQDILLRR comes from the coding sequence ATGACCCTTGCTGCACTCATGGTGACGCAGGCCGAGACCCTCCGCAGTCTCTTTCAGACCCTTACGGCAACCAGTTGCCCCTACCAGTACAACTTCCATCTCCACACCATTTGTTCCGACGGCCAGCTTACCCCCCAGCAGGTGGCGCAGCAGGCAATGATCCACGGTCTGAAGGGGTTTGCCATTACGGATCATCACGCCCTTGAAGGTTATTTTCAAGCACGCACCTACGTTGAGGCCTACCCCGGGAGCGATCGCCCCCAAGTGTTCACGGGCATTGAAATTACCGCGCAACTCCTTGATACCGAAGTCCACATCCTTGGCTATGGCTTTGACCCCCACGCTCCTATCCTGCACCTTTACGCCATGGGGTCGGCGCCCCAAGGTGAGTTAGCCGCCGCCGAACGAGTGATTGCAGCGCTCCATGAAGCCGGTGGCCTAGCTATTTTGGCGCATCCGGCTCGCTATCGCCTGCCTGCCGAGCAACTCATCCCTGCCGCCATTGCCCGTGGCATTGATGGCATTGAAACCTATTACTGCTATGGCAACCCTGACCCGTGGCAAGCCACCCCAGATACCACCGCCTTTCTTCACCAAATTGCCCTTGAGCACCAGTTGCTGGAAACCTGTGGTACCGATACCCACGGTCAAGATATTCTACTGCGGCGTTGA
- the leuS gene encoding leucine--tRNA ligase codes for MDDRYDPQAIEAKWQQEWATQQLDRTDMDPRKPKFYALSMFPYPSGNLHMGHVRNYTITDVIARARRMQGYRVLHPMGWDAFGLPAENAAIERGIHPHVWTQQNIRQMRQELQRLGLSYDWEREVATCHPDYYRWTQWLFLEFFEAGLAYQKEAAVNWDPVDQTVLANEQVDSEGRSWRSGALVERKLLKQWFLKITAYAEQLLNDLEQLDGWPERVKLMQANWIGKSVGAYLEFPVVGRNEKIAVFTTRPDTVYGVTYVVLAPEHPLTPKVTTPRRRKTVEAFIASVQQESELERTAGDRPKRGVATGGKALNPFTGKEIPIWIADYVLYEYGTGAVMGVPAHDERDFEFAKAHKLPIKQVIAPTTGAGRQRLKAPYIEAGVLIESDRFTGMDSTAAKAAITEYAAAQGWGREQVQYRLRDWLISRQRYWGVPIPIIHCPQCGAVPVPREQLPVLLPEDVEFSGRGPSPLAKLATWRDVPCPRCGTPAQRETDTMDTFIDSSWYYFRYTDARNQAAPFDPAAVQEWLPVDQYVGGIEHAILHLLYSRFFTKVLRDRHLVSVSEPFQRLLTQGMVQGRTYKNPQTGKYIMPNQIADLNAPTDPETGEPLEIVYEKMSKSKYNGVAPGDVIQQYGADTARMFILFKAPPEKDLEWDDADVEGQFRFLNRVWRLVQNFKAQGGQLEQPLPSTMTKPEKELRRAIHTAIKEISEDLEGDYQLNTAVAELMKLSNALGSADCYTSGVYSEGIHTLLTLLAPFAPHLSEELWHQLGGSGSIHRQPWPTLDESALVADELTIVIQMMGKTRGTIHVPADATQEEIEEAAKTSEIGQRYLSGKTIKKVIVVPGKLVNFVLAP; via the coding sequence GTGGACGATCGCTACGACCCCCAAGCTATTGAGGCCAAGTGGCAACAGGAATGGGCAACTCAACAGTTAGATCGCACGGATATGGATCCGCGTAAGCCCAAGTTCTATGCCCTATCGATGTTTCCCTATCCGTCGGGAAATTTGCACATGGGGCATGTTCGCAACTATACGATTACCGATGTCATTGCACGCGCCCGCCGTATGCAGGGCTATCGTGTGCTGCACCCCATGGGTTGGGATGCCTTTGGGTTGCCAGCGGAAAATGCCGCGATTGAGCGGGGCATTCATCCCCACGTTTGGACGCAGCAAAATATTCGCCAAATGCGCCAAGAGTTGCAACGGCTGGGGCTGTCCTACGACTGGGAGCGGGAGGTGGCTACCTGTCATCCCGACTACTATCGCTGGACGCAGTGGCTGTTCCTCGAGTTTTTTGAGGCTGGACTGGCCTACCAAAAAGAGGCGGCGGTGAATTGGGATCCAGTGGATCAGACAGTGCTGGCCAATGAGCAGGTGGATAGTGAGGGGCGATCGTGGCGATCGGGTGCCTTGGTGGAGCGTAAGCTCCTCAAGCAGTGGTTCCTGAAGATTACGGCCTACGCGGAGCAACTCCTCAACGATTTAGAACAGCTTGACGGTTGGCCGGAGCGGGTAAAGCTCATGCAGGCCAACTGGATTGGTAAGTCGGTGGGGGCCTACCTCGAGTTTCCGGTTGTAGGTCGCAACGAGAAGATTGCCGTCTTTACGACTCGTCCCGATACGGTCTATGGGGTCACCTACGTGGTGCTGGCACCGGAGCACCCCTTAACCCCTAAGGTCACAACCCCTCGGCGGCGCAAAACGGTTGAAGCCTTTATTGCCAGTGTCCAACAGGAAAGCGAACTGGAACGGACCGCGGGCGATCGCCCCAAGCGGGGGGTAGCCACCGGCGGCAAAGCACTGAACCCCTTTACGGGCAAAGAAATCCCGATCTGGATTGCGGATTACGTGTTGTACGAGTACGGTACAGGAGCCGTCATGGGGGTGCCCGCCCATGACGAGCGCGACTTTGAGTTTGCCAAAGCCCATAAGCTACCGATCAAGCAAGTAATTGCCCCCACCACGGGTGCTGGCCGCCAACGCCTCAAGGCTCCCTATATAGAGGCGGGGGTATTGATTGAGAGCGATCGCTTCACCGGTATGGATTCAACGGCAGCGAAAGCGGCGATTACCGAGTATGCCGCCGCCCAAGGGTGGGGACGCGAACAGGTACAGTATCGCCTGCGGGATTGGTTGATCTCCCGTCAACGCTACTGGGGCGTACCCATTCCCATCATTCACTGTCCCCAGTGTGGTGCCGTTCCCGTGCCCCGCGAACAGTTACCCGTCCTCTTGCCGGAGGATGTAGAGTTTAGTGGTCGCGGCCCATCCCCCTTAGCCAAACTTGCTACTTGGCGCGATGTCCCTTGTCCCCGCTGCGGTACCCCTGCCCAACGGGAAACCGACACCATGGATACATTTATTGACTCATCGTGGTACTACTTCCGTTATACCGATGCCCGCAATCAAGCCGCTCCCTTTGATCCGGCGGCTGTTCAGGAATGGTTACCCGTTGATCAGTACGTCGGTGGCATTGAGCACGCGATTTTACACCTGCTCTACTCCCGCTTTTTCACAAAAGTCTTGCGCGATCGCCACCTTGTGTCCGTTTCTGAACCTTTCCAACGCCTGCTCACCCAGGGGATGGTGCAAGGGCGCACCTACAAAAACCCCCAAACCGGCAAGTACATCATGCCAAACCAAATTGCCGATCTCAATGCCCCCACCGATCCTGAAACAGGGGAACCCCTTGAAATTGTTTACGAAAAAATGTCCAAGTCGAAATATAACGGCGTTGCCCCCGGGGACGTGATTCAGCAGTACGGTGCCGATACAGCGCGGATGTTTATTCTCTTTAAAGCCCCTCCCGAAAAAGACCTCGAATGGGATGATGCCGATGTCGAAGGCCAATTTCGCTTTCTCAACCGAGTTTGGCGGCTGGTGCAGAATTTCAAAGCCCAAGGGGGACAGCTAGAGCAACCCTTACCCTCCACCATGACAAAACCCGAAAAAGAACTGCGCCGCGCTATTCATACGGCTATTAAAGAGATTAGCGAGGATCTTGAAGGAGACTACCAACTCAATACCGCCGTTGCCGAGCTAATGAAACTCAGCAATGCCCTTGGCAGTGCAGATTGTTACACCTCTGGAGTCTATAGCGAAGGCATCCACACCCTGCTTACACTCCTTGCCCCCTTTGCGCCCCACCTCAGCGAAGAACTCTGGCACCAACTGGGGGGCAGTGGCTCCATCCACCGACAGCCTTGGCCAACGCTGGATGAAAGCGCCCTTGTCGCCGATGAACTCACCATTGTCATTCAAATGATGGGCAAAACCCGTGGCACCATCCACGTACCGGCTGATGCGACCCAGGAAGAGATCGAAGAAGCCGCCAAGACCTCAGAGATTGGCCAACGCTACCTGAGCGGCAAAACTATCAAAAAAGTGATTGTTGTTCCGGGCAAATTGGTCAACTTTGTCTTGGCTCCTTAG
- a CDS encoding FdtA/QdtA family cupin domain-containing protein yields the protein MLEKCQIIQLPKITDPRGNLTFVEGGRHISFQIQRVFYLYDVPGGADRGAHAHKQLHQFVVAMSGSFDVVLDDGERKQRYHLNRSYFGLYICPMMWSYLDNFSSGAVCMVLASAPYDENDYIRDYDQFIALAETQRK from the coding sequence ATGCTGGAAAAATGCCAAATAATTCAACTTCCGAAAATTACAGATCCAAGAGGAAATCTTACTTTTGTTGAGGGAGGTCGGCATATTTCATTTCAAATTCAGCGAGTTTTCTATCTTTATGATGTTCCAGGAGGAGCAGATAGAGGTGCCCATGCTCATAAGCAGCTCCACCAATTTGTTGTTGCTATGTCTGGTAGTTTTGATGTTGTTTTAGATGATGGGGAACGCAAACAACGTTATCATTTGAACCGCTCATACTTTGGATTGTATATCTGCCCAATGATGTGGAGCTACTTAGATAACTTTTCTTCTGGTGCTGTTTGTATGGTTCTTGCTTCTGCACCCTACGACGAGAATGACTACATTCGTGATTATGATCAATTCATTGCCCTAGCTGAAACACAGAGAAAGTAA
- a CDS encoding DUF4346 domain-containing protein gives MSTEERHALDNKLSQRFIHLDPAGYFIIYIDPEQELIWMKHYPNAINEKGLAVDPETGEPIPTKGKVLREPDVVLSGRTAKELCIELFETDRQLVTMFDHAAYLGRELMRAQFCLDQGIDYIQD, from the coding sequence TTGAGTACAGAGGAACGACACGCCCTTGACAACAAACTTTCACAGCGATTTATTCACCTTGATCCGGCGGGGTACTTCATCATTTACATTGATCCTGAGCAAGAACTCATCTGGATGAAGCACTACCCCAACGCCATCAATGAAAAAGGCTTAGCGGTTGATCCAGAGACAGGGGAGCCGATTCCCACAAAAGGCAAGGTACTGCGGGAACCGGATGTGGTTCTCAGTGGTCGTACCGCCAAAGAGTTGTGCATTGAGCTTTTTGAAACAGATCGCCAATTGGTGACCATGTTTGACCATGCGGCTTACCTAGGTCGCGAGCTAATGCGGGCACAGTTTTGTTTGGATCAAGGCATTGACTATATTCAAGATTAA
- a CDS encoding YccF domain-containing protein, with product MSLLGNLIWLIFGGLFTGIGYMIGGLSLCLTIIGIPFGLKAIQLGWSTLLPFGKEIVERPDANSTLTMIFNILWLLIIGWGIALNHLIWGAILAITIIGLPFARQHFKLMILGLLPFGRELK from the coding sequence ATGAGTCTGCTGGGTAATCTCATCTGGCTCATCTTTGGTGGACTATTTACGGGCATTGGGTACATGATTGGTGGCCTTAGCCTGTGCCTGACAATTATTGGGATTCCCTTTGGCCTAAAAGCCATTCAACTGGGCTGGAGTACGCTGCTGCCCTTTGGCAAAGAGATTGTGGAGCGCCCCGATGCCAATAGCACCCTGACGATGATCTTTAATATTCTCTGGTTACTGATCATTGGTTGGGGAATTGCCCTGAACCACCTGATCTGGGGGGCAATTTTAGCAATTACCATTATTGGCCTGCCCTTTGCGCGGCAGCACTTTAAGCTCATGATTTTGGGCTTGCTTCCCTTCGGCAGGGAACTAAAATAA
- a CDS encoding iron uptake porin, translating to MSRIYLGLALASPLVLLGSLTSAATAADSSLTNISVAEFQVPTAGAPSLTTLPPASELIAQNRRTAAPMPSVADLESGAVAAPATLQPQERSLGIRRNLPQVTSVNQLSDVRPTDWAYQALASLVEKYGCIAGYPDGTFRGNRAATRYELAAALNACLDVISDRFATKEDLATLQKLMQEFANELALVKGRVTNLEGRVANLEATQFATMTKLSATIIFNVSDVLTNDRAYSIGAGLPPVPATVDDNPVVNQRTRINFDTSFYGKDRLRLRLQSSNIVPYSANRPVPPGPPNTSLINTNMGRLGYDGSSANSFILQKAFYSFPVTRRGFMVLDFVGGEFNDNVFTFNPLLQSSDTGALSRFGRFNPIYRAGNAANAAGVTFRYDVLQNKERGTGVTLNVGYLAPFSDNPVRNAANPAGFNNAVGNTNGFFNGAYAALAQVDVRPVKNVALGLTYVRSFGLDPFGGTGSTGTFFSAANPTRIGFANSTADTLGFQFTYRPLKKFNLAGWVGYSSVNGVQNRFDYPTRANSAEVLNWAITAAAPDLWNKGDVLGFIFGQPPQVISLSNTVPSPLPPTPVSRTAFNSFHLEGFYRFAVLPNISITPGIIAIINPNSNSNSDPIVVGAVRTTFSF from the coding sequence ATGTCTCGCATTTATCTGGGCTTGGCCTTAGCCTCGCCGTTAGTGCTGTTGGGATCGCTCACCAGTGCAGCCACCGCCGCTGATAGTTCTTTGACGAACATCAGTGTCGCAGAGTTTCAAGTTCCCACGGCTGGGGCACCATCGCTGACCACCTTGCCCCCTGCATCTGAGTTAATTGCCCAAAATCGGCGCACTGCGGCTCCCATGCCCTCCGTAGCCGACCTTGAATCGGGAGCCGTAGCTGCTCCTGCTACCTTGCAACCCCAAGAGCGGAGTCTCGGCATCCGGCGCAACTTACCCCAAGTGACTTCGGTCAACCAGCTTTCGGATGTGCGTCCCACCGATTGGGCATATCAAGCCTTGGCCTCCTTGGTGGAAAAATACGGTTGTATTGCCGGTTACCCCGATGGTACGTTTCGCGGCAACCGTGCGGCGACTCGCTACGAGTTGGCGGCTGCCCTCAATGCCTGCTTGGACGTGATTAGCGATCGCTTTGCCACCAAAGAAGACTTGGCAACGCTGCAAAAACTGATGCAGGAATTTGCTAACGAACTGGCTCTAGTAAAGGGTCGGGTCACGAACCTAGAAGGGCGTGTAGCTAACCTTGAAGCTACTCAGTTTGCCACCATGACCAAGCTGAGTGCCACAATTATTTTCAACGTGTCGGATGTCCTAACCAATGATCGGGCCTATAGCATTGGTGCTGGTTTGCCTCCTGTTCCAGCCACTGTTGACGACAACCCCGTGGTGAACCAACGGACACGGATTAACTTTGATACCAGTTTCTATGGTAAGGATCGACTGCGGTTGCGTCTTCAATCCTCTAACATTGTGCCCTATTCTGCTAACCGACCCGTCCCCCCAGGACCACCAAATACTAGTCTGATCAACACCAACATGGGACGGTTGGGGTATGACGGCTCCTCTGCCAATTCCTTCATCCTCCAGAAAGCGTTTTATAGCTTCCCGGTAACCCGCCGTGGTTTTATGGTGCTGGACTTTGTCGGGGGTGAGTTTAACGACAACGTGTTTACCTTTAACCCACTGCTGCAATCCAGTGATACAGGGGCGCTGTCCCGCTTTGGCCGCTTTAACCCCATCTATCGGGCGGGGAATGCTGCTAATGCCGCAGGGGTAACCTTCAGGTACGACGTGTTGCAAAACAAAGAGCGGGGCACGGGCGTGACGCTGAACGTGGGCTACCTAGCGCCGTTCTCAGATAACCCCGTCCGGAACGCAGCTAACCCCGCAGGATTCAATAATGCGGTCGGCAATACGAATGGTTTCTTCAATGGTGCCTACGCGGCGCTGGCGCAGGTAGATGTGCGTCCTGTTAAGAATGTTGCTCTTGGTCTAACCTACGTGCGCTCGTTTGGTCTTGATCCTTTTGGTGGTACCGGCAGCACAGGTACCTTTTTTTCGGCGGCCAACCCCACCCGCATTGGTTTTGCCAACAGCACGGCAGATACGCTTGGTTTCCAGTTTACCTATCGTCCACTGAAGAAGTTTAACCTCGCTGGCTGGGTGGGCTATTCCAGCGTGAATGGGGTGCAAAATCGTTTTGACTACCCCACCCGTGCGAACAGTGCCGAGGTGTTGAACTGGGCAATTACGGCAGCAGCGCCTGACCTGTGGAATAAAGGGGATGTGTTAGGCTTCATCTTTGGTCAGCCGCCGCAAGTGATTAGTCTCAGCAATACGGTACCGTCTCCCTTACCGCCAACGCCTGTGAGCCGCACGGCGTTTAATTCCTTCCACTTGGAGGGGTTCTATCGCTTTGCGGTGTTGCCGAATATCTCGATTACGCCGGGTATCATTGCAATCATTAACCCCAACAGCAACAGTAACAGCGACCCCATTGTTGTTGGGGCAGTACGAACCACCTTCAGTTTCTAA
- a CDS encoding DUF3685 domain-containing protein — protein MTTAAMPPPSFGLLLVEGEEVMRLGLAAGIRQQLGVDPLVFSDGNAVVRHLESTPLGRDRQPWVLLCDAQTTVNDAVTPWLWQWLKRYYPSIRVILTVRPAALELVQPAQQAGVEGIYARHSALNELLAGIVAIAQGEVIHTLTPPEPPLTVLFPNPLNRWRYQLLQQGLTEMDAWLRGLDQHLGQASLAPLERLVCEGRHREIRAARWLVSRFLPQPSVPPVAPPLRPVPTPPAVELRTTLVERCLERTQSDLLNFTSRPLEVDVLTVQQRRELIYTVLRQWDVLLRTLQATPPNPEFLHQRRDRLLRDLWEQSLREFFSPYRYLTLGSDRDLLDILLAEGDTVAAVFLAPLPLVPEFLAHLLWQHPLNLNQNTYRYGSPEALPILDALLDHWLLTLSNAIVYPLLNCCCYSEPIQQTFFSPTYLSSREMERFRNALSWHYRWQRWIKEPQNIFESRLVLLRLSDRGIQELTLTLPRQQELLQLEGIPYALTLALETRDALAPPVRAVVSWVGKGVVYLLTQVIGRGLGLIGRGILQGIGQSVSSGWSGSETKKPPT, from the coding sequence ATGACCACTGCTGCGATGCCACCCCCCTCCTTTGGCCTTCTCCTTGTGGAGGGGGAGGAGGTGATGCGCCTAGGGTTGGCCGCGGGGATCCGGCAGCAGCTGGGGGTTGACCCCTTGGTGTTTAGTGATGGCAATGCGGTGGTGCGCCACCTTGAAAGCACCCCCCTTGGGAGAGATCGCCAGCCGTGGGTACTCCTGTGCGATGCCCAAACGACCGTCAACGATGCGGTCACCCCGTGGCTATGGCAGTGGCTGAAGCGCTACTACCCCAGCATACGGGTCATTCTAACGGTGCGTCCGGCAGCACTGGAATTGGTGCAACCAGCGCAACAGGCCGGGGTCGAAGGGATTTATGCCCGCCACAGTGCCCTAAATGAACTGCTCGCAGGCATTGTTGCCATTGCCCAAGGGGAGGTTATCCATACCTTGACCCCACCGGAGCCACCTTTAACCGTCCTGTTTCCTAACCCGCTGAACCGCTGGCGCTATCAACTCCTGCAACAAGGGCTAACGGAAATGGATGCGTGGCTGCGGGGGTTGGATCAGCACTTAGGGCAGGCTAGTCTTGCGCCCCTAGAGCGCCTTGTGTGTGAAGGTCGCCACCGCGAAATTCGTGCCGCCCGCTGGTTGGTTAGCCGCTTTTTACCTCAGCCTAGTGTGCCGCCGGTGGCTCCGCCGCTGCGCCCTGTACCTACCCCGCCGGCAGTAGAGTTACGCACAACGTTGGTTGAGCGCTGTCTGGAGCGCACCCAGTCAGATCTGCTCAACTTTACGAGCCGTCCCCTTGAGGTGGATGTGCTGACGGTGCAGCAACGGCGGGAACTGATCTATACGGTGCTCCGACAATGGGATGTCCTACTGCGGACACTGCAAGCCACCCCGCCCAATCCGGAGTTTTTGCACCAGCGGCGCGATCGCCTCCTGCGGGATCTGTGGGAGCAAAGCCTGCGGGAGTTTTTTAGCCCGTACCGCTACCTTACCCTAGGGAGCGATCGCGACCTCCTTGACATCCTACTGGCGGAGGGGGATACCGTAGCGGCGGTTTTCCTTGCCCCCCTGCCCTTAGTGCCCGAATTTCTCGCTCACCTGCTGTGGCAGCACCCCCTGAACCTGAATCAGAATACCTACCGCTATGGCAGCCCAGAGGCACTACCCATTCTTGATGCCCTGCTGGATCATTGGCTGCTGACCCTCAGCAACGCCATTGTTTACCCCCTCCTGAACTGCTGCTGCTACAGCGAACCGATCCAGCAGACTTTTTTTAGTCCAACGTACCTTTCTAGCCGCGAGATGGAGCGCTTCCGTAATGCCCTCTCATGGCACTACCGTTGGCAGCGTTGGATCAAAGAACCGCAAAACATTTTTGAGAGCCGCTTGGTACTGCTGCGCCTGAGCGATCGCGGCATTCAAGAATTGACCCTCACCCTACCACGACAACAGGAACTGCTGCAACTCGAGGGGATTCCCTACGCCCTCACCCTCGCTCTAGAAACCCGAGATGCCCTTGCGCCGCCGGTGCGCGCCGTTGTCAGTTGGGTCGGCAAAGGCGTTGTTTACCTGCTCACCCAAGTTATTGGCCGTGGCCTAGGACTCATTGGCCGCGGTATTTTGCAGGGCATCGGCCAGTCCGTCAGCAGTGGCTGGAGTGGCTCCGAAACCAAGAAGCCCCCCACTTAA